In Paenibacillus sp. FSL M7-0420, a single genomic region encodes these proteins:
- a CDS encoding flavodoxin family protein: MRTIIHDLQEQEFAGWLGDTAQEEVTVISDSGAIRSCMGCFGCWTRTPGTCVIKRDGYDNLGELFSRSDELMIISQCMYGSYSPFVLNVLNRSLSYMLPYFVTTHGETHHRPRYQHQFTLSVHFYGSDLTEAEQHTARMLVAANGLNLYSSENNVYFHTSPQHIKEALQ; this comes from the coding sequence TTGAGAACGATCATACACGATCTGCAGGAGCAAGAATTCGCGGGCTGGCTGGGGGATACGGCGCAAGAGGAAGTAACGGTCATCTCGGATAGCGGTGCGATCCGTTCGTGCATGGGCTGCTTCGGCTGCTGGACCCGGACTCCCGGGACATGCGTCATTAAGAGAGATGGCTACGACAATCTGGGGGAGCTGTTCTCCCGCAGCGATGAGCTCATGATCATCAGTCAATGTATGTACGGCAGCTATAGCCCCTTTGTGCTGAATGTGCTGAACCGGAGTCTCTCCTACATGCTGCCCTATTTTGTCACCACACACGGGGAGACACATCACCGGCCCCGCTATCAACACCAGTTCACATTATCCGTACATTTCTATGGCAGTGACCTTACGGAGGCTGAGCAGCATACGGCCCGAATGCTGGTCGCGGCAAACGGCCTGAATCTGTATTCGTCAGAGAACAACGTCTATTTCCACACCAGCCCGCAGCACATTAAGGAGGCCCTCCAATGA